The proteins below are encoded in one region of Desulfovibrio sp. JC022:
- a CDS encoding flagellar basal body L-ring protein FlgH — protein sequence MKKSMLAIMFLSAICAGCSPAKQAPTPMPVMTPPAQYEPEPMNNPGSLFASTDSEYLFDDNRARRIGDIVVVTVTETSKGKHTSNSKAEKENTTNLSVSNFSAGLATAVDPFNMKGGAGNTPLIGSAQSNKFKSTGETKNESTLTASVACRVVRVLPGNVMQVEGARQVRINDETQVLVVRGLLRHRDIGPSNTVASSYLADAHIEVYGRGILADKQRPGWLSRILDNVWPF from the coding sequence ATGAAAAAATCAATGCTGGCAATTATGTTTCTTTCAGCCATATGCGCTGGGTGTTCTCCTGCCAAACAGGCACCGACTCCCATGCCGGTTATGACTCCGCCTGCCCAGTACGAACCGGAACCCATGAATAATCCCGGTTCTCTTTTTGCGTCTACAGATTCTGAATATCTTTTTGATGACAACAGGGCGCGGCGCATCGGCGATATCGTCGTGGTTACTGTGACCGAGACCAGTAAAGGTAAGCATACCTCGAACTCAAAGGCTGAAAAAGAGAACACCACGAACTTGAGCGTGTCCAATTTCAGTGCCGGTCTTGCCACTGCCGTTGATCCTTTTAATATGAAAGGTGGTGCCGGGAATACGCCGCTTATCGGTTCCGCACAGTCCAACAAATTTAAAAGTACCGGTGAAACCAAGAATGAATCGACCCTTACTGCTTCGGTTGCTTGCAGGGTAGTCAGGGTTCTTCCCGGTAATGTAATGCAGGTTGAAGGGGCGCGTCAGGTGCGCATTAACGATGAAACACAGGTGCTGGTCGTACGCGGCCTGCTTCGTCATCGTGATATCGGTCCCAGCAACACCGTGGCATCAAGCTATCTTGCTGATGCACACATCGAAGTCTACGGGCGCGGTATTCTTGCCGACAAGCAGAGACCCGGATGGCTTTCCAGAATTCTTGATAATGTCTGGCCCTTCTAA
- a CDS encoding flagellar basal body P-ring protein FlgI: MKFVNRMNITTAGLAAAALLLFIVLMSAQPAEAVRLKDISSFSGVRDNDLVGYGLVVGLSGTGDGTNSAFTITSMINMLEKMGVQVDRASIKPKNVAAVMVTAKMPVSARPGAPLDVTVSSIGDSKSLFGGVLLMTPLKGIDGKVYALAQGALTVGGFSAGGEAASASKNVVTVARIPSGATIERSVPFSFNRQQKITINLGLSDFGTTMQVVKRINNVVGGSYATAIDASTVDLAIPEHFRGNMVPLMASLENIEIAPDTKAKVVVDEKTGTVVLGRNVRLTKVAIAHGNLQVVIAESVDVSQPGPFAPESAETVASPETDLQVEEDNNRLMLVEGATLQELVDGLNAIGATPRDLISILRTMKVAGALHAELEVI, encoded by the coding sequence ATGAAATTCGTTAACAGGATGAACATCACAACAGCAGGGCTTGCGGCAGCCGCATTGCTGTTGTTCATCGTACTCATGAGCGCGCAGCCCGCTGAAGCGGTCAGGCTGAAGGATATCTCCTCTTTCAGCGGCGTCCGTGACAACGATCTGGTCGGTTACGGTCTGGTTGTCGGTCTTTCGGGAACAGGTGACGGAACCAACTCCGCATTTACAATCACCTCCATGATCAACATGCTGGAAAAAATGGGTGTTCAGGTTGACCGTGCTTCCATCAAGCCGAAGAACGTTGCCGCAGTTATGGTTACCGCAAAGATGCCTGTTTCAGCCCGGCCCGGTGCTCCCCTTGATGTTACTGTTTCATCCATCGGGGACAGTAAGTCTCTGTTCGGCGGCGTACTGCTGATGACTCCTCTTAAAGGTATTGACGGTAAGGTTTATGCCCTTGCTCAGGGCGCGCTTACCGTAGGTGGTTTTTCCGCAGGCGGAGAAGCTGCAAGTGCATCCAAGAACGTGGTTACCGTGGCCCGTATTCCTTCCGGTGCTACCATTGAAAGATCTGTTCCTTTTAGTTTCAACCGCCAGCAAAAAATTACCATCAATCTCGGTCTTTCCGATTTTGGAACGACCATGCAGGTTGTGAAGAGAATAAATAATGTGGTCGGCGGTTCTTATGCCACTGCAATTGATGCTTCCACGGTTGATCTGGCTATTCCTGAACATTTCAGAGGCAATATGGTTCCACTTATGGCCTCTCTTGAGAATATTGAAATTGCCCCCGATACCAAGGCCAAGGTCGTAGTCGATGAGAAAACCGGAACCGTTGTCCTCGGTCGCAATGTGCGCCTCACCAAGGTTGCCATTGCCCACGGTAACTTGCAGGTCGTCATCGCAGAAAGCGTGGACGTCAGCCAGCCCGGTCCTTTTGCTCCTGAAAGTGCAGAGACTGTGGCCTCTCCCGAAACCGACCTTCAGGTTGAGGAAGACAACAACAGGCTGATGCTTGTTGAAGGCGCAACCTTGCAGGAGCTGGTTGACGGCCTTAATGCCATCGGTGCCACTCCGCGCGATCTGATCTCTATCCTGAGAACAATGAAGGTAGCAGGAGCACTGCACGCAGAACTCGAGGTGATCTAG
- a CDS encoding rod-binding protein: protein MIDSTMNTANAQAKAESKELQGFKRKLNSLNDRLSGGDDQEKALRDACKKFEAVFMGKIWQQMRKNVPKSGYLSNRYEQQYTAMFDKDFSEKLAEGGGIGLGDMLYDQLRAKLENASKATLPGTGNSTALKTLDEVGRQGSVRGTHLAAVNAGGANGVPGIPLPKPGISLEDEDFGFEQRVERKAARENPTSSATSAPSAPISRTEAMAKIEELARKIEQEHDKKVYVQGVTAEEIGRKLAGI from the coding sequence ATGATAGACAGCACAATGAATACTGCCAACGCACAGGCCAAAGCAGAAAGCAAGGAATTGCAGGGATTCAAGCGTAAGCTTAATTCCCTGAATGACCGCCTTTCAGGTGGTGATGATCAGGAAAAGGCCCTGCGCGATGCGTGTAAGAAATTCGAAGCAGTCTTTATGGGTAAGATCTGGCAGCAGATGCGTAAAAACGTACCCAAGAGCGGTTACCTTAGCAATCGTTACGAGCAGCAGTACACTGCCATGTTCGATAAGGATTTCTCTGAAAAACTGGCTGAGGGCGGCGGTATAGGACTGGGCGACATGCTCTATGACCAGTTGCGCGCCAAGCTTGAAAATGCCAGCAAAGCCACCCTGCCGGGAACAGGTAATTCCACTGCATTGAAAACTCTTGATGAGGTAGGGCGTCAGGGGTCCGTCCGCGGTACTCATCTGGCTGCCGTTAACGCTGGTGGTGCGAACGGAGTTCCTGGGATTCCTCTGCCTAAACCCGGAATATCTCTTGAAGATGAGGATTTCGGTTTCGAGCAGCGTGTGGAACGTAAAGCAGCCCGTGAGAATCCTACCAGTTCCGCTACTTCTGCGCCATCCGCTCCCATCAGCAGGACCGAGGCTATGGCTAAGATTGAAGAGTTGGCCCGTAAGATTGAGCAGGAACATGACAAAAAAGTTTATGTGCAGGGCGTAACTGCTGAGGAAATTGGCAGGAAACTTGCTGGTATATAA
- the flgN gene encoding flagellar export chaperone FlgN, which yields MIKLIQANLDRQSKAVLLLSMLLQEEFSLLMNKDPHGVTGVELVIQELMRQISAERMSMRSFVQKFDPSAQRLGQILPAIEDGQRKDIEKLLAKIDDHEQKCGIQATKNHQLAQALLEQSSSMLDFLHKEITPKEKNVYSARGRYSNPKPQATLINGRL from the coding sequence ATGATCAAGCTTATACAGGCAAATCTTGACAGGCAGTCAAAGGCGGTCCTGCTGCTCTCTATGCTTCTTCAGGAAGAATTTTCCCTGCTTATGAACAAAGATCCGCACGGGGTTACCGGAGTTGAACTGGTAATTCAGGAGCTTATGAGACAGATCTCCGCAGAGCGCATGTCCATGAGATCTTTTGTTCAAAAATTTGACCCTTCGGCTCAAAGGCTCGGTCAGATTCTCCCCGCCATCGAGGATGGGCAGCGTAAAGATATTGAAAAGTTACTTGCCAAGATTGATGATCACGAACAGAAATGCGGCATTCAGGCCACCAAGAATCATCAGCTGGCTCAGGCCCTGCTTGAACAGTCTTCTTCCATGCTGGATTTTCTGCATAAGGAAATAACTCCCAAGGAAAAGAATGTTTACTCGGCACGTGGTCGCTACTCCAATCCCAAGCCTCAGGCTACATTAATTAACGGGAGGCTGTAA
- the flgK gene encoding flagellar hook-associated protein FlgK — protein MPGVNSLLNLGTGALFASQSAISVTGDNISNVNTKGYSRRNVRLEEGVSINYNPGQIGTGVRAAEIYRNFDQFVENSYNDKATKRERWDTLYNTLSSVESLFNESKGYGLNSSMTKFFNDWQELSQRPNDAASRQQLLSDTTNLVNSLHSMQNDMTRYQQQVEDYIKQDVSKANDIMTRIAEINQRINVEQVDGQNNPNALYDERATLIRDLSEIMDTKMIDNGRGDITITTGAGQTLVDGDKHFSLSYDGPQSQNNLTPASNFDGKAYFDGTSEFEYTLECVTAGGVGGATPAEYRVSLDGGTTWLKNDDGTVKTFAANAETGALQVDDLKIWFGTGSDAAATPANNMSVGDKFNIVPKSALYWVENTSTKENITPQINFAGQDNTRRVTGGSLSGYFNFRDNAVGRYKERMDALTKELVWQTNRIHSQGAGLKAHTSLEGTYGVTTDSAALGSGTSGLPFADRLQSGNCMMYFYNSTTGAMETSGPIDFDSGTAGVQPFDPATHSLEDVEQAINDSFGTYVDASIVNHKLHITAKNGYNFQMGTDTSGLAAALGLNTYFTGSQASDIAVNGGVNGDIDFINAGHVNGAGEANEGDNTNALKMKQMGMTDLDITTSFDGTTKQTLVEYYDGTVAVVGADTGTAKFNKNFQTTLASDLNDKQQAVSGVNIDEEMSNLIKFQHSYTAAAKLITTADQMLQTLLGMKN, from the coding sequence ATGCCCGGTGTTAACTCTCTTCTGAATTTGGGCACAGGGGCCCTTTTTGCCTCGCAGTCGGCTATCTCAGTAACCGGTGATAACATTTCCAATGTTAACACCAAAGGTTACTCCCGCCGTAATGTGCGCCTTGAGGAAGGGGTCAGCATCAACTACAATCCGGGCCAGATCGGCACCGGTGTTCGTGCTGCTGAAATTTACCGCAACTTCGACCAGTTTGTAGAGAACAGCTACAATGATAAGGCCACCAAGCGTGAACGCTGGGATACCCTTTATAACACTTTGAGCAGTGTGGAATCCCTTTTTAATGAATCCAAAGGATACGGCCTTAACTCAAGCATGACCAAATTTTTCAATGACTGGCAGGAGCTCAGTCAGCGTCCTAACGATGCTGCTTCCCGTCAGCAATTGCTTAGTGATACCACTAACCTTGTCAATTCCCTGCACTCCATGCAGAACGACATGACCCGCTATCAGCAGCAGGTCGAGGATTACATCAAGCAGGATGTGAGCAAGGCTAATGATATTATGACTCGTATCGCCGAGATCAACCAGCGCATCAATGTGGAGCAGGTTGACGGGCAGAACAATCCCAATGCCCTTTATGATGAAAGGGCCACTTTGATCCGTGATCTTTCCGAGATCATGGATACCAAGATGATCGATAACGGAAGGGGCGATATCACCATCACCACCGGAGCTGGACAGACTCTGGTGGACGGCGATAAGCACTTCAGTCTTTCTTACGACGGACCGCAGAGCCAGAATAACCTGACCCCGGCTTCCAATTTTGACGGTAAGGCATATTTCGACGGCACCAGCGAGTTTGAATACACTTTGGAATGTGTCACAGCGGGTGGTGTCGGCGGTGCAACCCCTGCTGAATACAGGGTCTCCCTTGACGGCGGAACAACCTGGCTTAAAAATGACGACGGTACCGTAAAAACTTTTGCCGCCAATGCTGAGACCGGAGCCCTTCAGGTCGACGATCTTAAGATCTGGTTCGGAACCGGTTCAGACGCTGCTGCTACGCCCGCTAACAATATGTCCGTGGGTGATAAGTTTAACATCGTGCCCAAGAGTGCTTTGTACTGGGTTGAAAATACCTCCACCAAGGAGAATATCACTCCGCAGATCAACTTCGCAGGGCAGGACAACACCAGAAGAGTTACCGGCGGTTCATTGTCCGGATATTTCAACTTCCGTGATAACGCAGTGGGCAGATACAAGGAACGCATGGACGCCCTGACCAAGGAACTCGTCTGGCAGACCAACCGTATCCACTCACAGGGTGCCGGACTCAAGGCCCATACTTCTTTGGAAGGAACCTACGGGGTCACCACAGATAGCGCGGCCCTTGGCAGCGGTACCTCCGGTCTTCCTTTTGCGGACAGGCTCCAGTCCGGTAACTGCATGATGTATTTTTATAACTCCACTACCGGAGCCATGGAAACTTCCGGCCCAATCGATTTTGATTCCGGTACTGCCGGGGTGCAGCCTTTTGATCCTGCAACCCATTCTCTTGAGGATGTTGAGCAGGCTATCAATGATAGTTTCGGTACTTATGTGGATGCTTCCATCGTGAACCATAAACTGCATATTACCGCTAAAAACGGATATAATTTTCAGATGGGAACCGATACCTCCGGTCTGGCTGCGGCTCTTGGCTTGAACACCTACTTCACCGGTTCTCAAGCATCGGACATTGCGGTTAACGGCGGAGTCAACGGAGATATCGATTTTATCAATGCCGGGCATGTTAACGGTGCTGGTGAGGCTAACGAAGGTGACAACACCAATGCCCTTAAGATGAAGCAAATGGGGATGACCGATCTGGATATCACCACATCATTTGACGGTACCACCAAGCAGACTCTGGTTGAGTATTACGACGGCACAGTGGCTGTTGTAGGTGCTGATACCGGAACTGCAAAGTTCAATAAGAATTTTCAAACAACACTCGCATCGGATCTTAATGATAAGCAGCAGGCTGTGTCGGGTGTGAATATTGATGAAGAGATGAGTAACCTGATCAAGTTCCAGCACTCATATACTGCTGCTGCAAAGCTGATCACAACCGCTGACCAGATGCTTCAGACCCTGCTTGGGATGAAGAACTAA
- the flgL gene encoding flagellar hook-associated protein FlgL, producing MRVSQQMLFNTYVSNMNRSLTDLVDTNIQAQTQKKVNRPSDDPVGMARILDHRETLATVKQYRDNIDTAKGWLSLSDSTLTQVSTIITRVKGLAEQGASGTITADNREQISYEARQLFQQLVSLANTEYEGKSIYAGHKVEDNAFVEKLWMTTNDSNVSSRNFSITGSADKTIVVQFLDSGDIGGGADLDYRYSKDGGKTFTTKTLAAGATSLDFDGVTMDFDLGTPAVNIPVVANAADNTNDSSGTWMWVRPTAQYMGDDADETNVVGLNTALNGPLNQAEGDFTKDVVVRIDNTTDLASQIEYSYSLDGGVSWVGGNVKPADGVTSNAVLTIPGGTLTIHSNGGSNALGSGAQFLVHPDTAAMDVQIQENEFVRINDVGKDIFGGVYQQPGATGASVVFNNNSTLTGDGSSSTQNLLETMGNLVAFLETNNQSGVQECIDSLNLAHKHVLTKAADVGGRENRLAVADQVLSGLELNEKERISHIEDVDVGELMTKLSQQQIVYEAVLKSSSMIMKMNLLNYV from the coding sequence ATGAGAGTATCGCAGCAAATGCTTTTCAACACATATGTGTCCAATATGAACAGGTCATTGACCGATCTGGTGGATACCAATATTCAGGCACAGACTCAGAAGAAGGTGAACAGGCCTTCGGATGATCCTGTGGGCATGGCCCGTATTCTTGATCATCGCGAAACTCTGGCTACAGTTAAGCAGTACCGGGATAATATTGATACTGCCAAAGGTTGGCTTTCTCTTTCAGACTCCACTCTGACTCAGGTCTCAACTATTATTACCCGGGTCAAGGGATTGGCGGAGCAGGGTGCTTCAGGAACCATCACCGCTGACAACAGGGAACAGATCAGTTACGAAGCCAGGCAGCTCTTTCAGCAGCTGGTGTCTCTTGCTAACACAGAATACGAAGGCAAGAGTATTTATGCCGGGCACAAGGTGGAAGACAATGCCTTTGTTGAAAAGCTCTGGATGACCACCAATGATTCCAATGTTTCTTCGCGTAATTTCAGCATTACCGGAAGTGCGGATAAGACCATAGTTGTCCAGTTTCTTGACTCCGGCGATATCGGCGGCGGTGCTGATCTTGATTACCGCTATTCCAAGGACGGCGGAAAGACTTTCACCACCAAGACTTTGGCGGCAGGTGCGACTTCTTTGGATTTTGACGGCGTGACCATGGATTTTGATCTCGGTACTCCTGCGGTCAATATTCCGGTGGTTGCCAACGCAGCTGACAATACCAACGATTCTTCCGGTACATGGATGTGGGTCCGTCCCACAGCCCAGTACATGGGGGATGATGCAGACGAAACTAATGTTGTCGGATTGAATACCGCCCTGAACGGTCCTTTGAATCAGGCTGAAGGTGATTTTACCAAAGATGTGGTTGTCCGTATTGATAATACCACTGATCTGGCCAGCCAGATAGAGTATTCCTACAGTCTCGATGGTGGAGTCAGCTGGGTCGGCGGTAATGTTAAGCCTGCTGACGGTGTTACTTCCAATGCGGTATTAACCATTCCCGGCGGAACCCTGACCATCCACTCAAATGGTGGCTCAAATGCTTTAGGATCAGGGGCACAGTTTCTGGTTCATCCTGATACTGCGGCAATGGATGTGCAGATTCAGGAAAATGAATTTGTGCGTATCAACGATGTCGGTAAGGATATTTTCGGCGGTGTTTACCAGCAGCCCGGCGCAACCGGGGCCAGTGTTGTTTTTAACAATAACAGTACGCTCACGGGTGATGGCAGCTCGTCTACACAGAACCTGCTTGAAACCATGGGTAATCTTGTGGCCTTTCTGGAGACAAACAACCAGAGCGGCGTACAGGAGTGTATTGACAGTTTGAATTTAGCCCATAAGCACGTATTGACCAAGGCTGCTGATGTGGGTGGCAGGGAGAACAGGCTTGCGGTCGCGGATCAGGTCCTTTCCGGTCTTGAACTGAACGAAAAGGAACGTATCTCGCATATTGAGGATGTGGATGTGGGAGAACTCATGACCAAGCTTTCCCAGCAGCAGATCGTATACGAGGCTGTGCTTAAGAGCTCTTCCATGATCATGAAGATGAACCTGCTCAATTATGTATAA
- the csrA gene encoding carbon storage regulator CsrA has protein sequence MLILTRRPGEALYLDDNIKITVLSVQGRQVKLGLEIPAETTVYREEVYLKIKEQNRLALENTEQDLLAATELWQKKDKK, from the coding sequence ATGCTTATTTTGACCCGGAGACCGGGGGAAGCCCTTTACCTGGATGACAACATAAAGATCACGGTATTAAGCGTGCAAGGCCGTCAGGTTAAGCTGGGCCTTGAAATACCGGCTGAAACTACTGTCTACAGGGAAGAGGTTTACCTCAAGATTAAAGAACAGAACCGTTTGGCGCTTGAAAACACAGAGCAGGACCTTCTTGCTGCGACCGAGTTATGGCAAAAGAAAGACAAAAAATAA
- the fliW gene encoding flagellar assembly protein FliW, whose protein sequence is MAKERQKIIRTRIGEREITEEGIIYFSRGLIGFDDKRDFALIQLSEDSPFLLLQSLEDPGLGLLVADPYSFMDDYEVRLNEAEKRILRVENVRQVAVLVTVTIPPGRPNETTLNLGGPIVINSEARRGMQIPQVDSKYPTHFRPAND, encoded by the coding sequence ATGGCAAAAGAAAGACAAAAAATAATCAGGACCCGTATCGGGGAAAGAGAGATTACCGAAGAAGGTATCATTTACTTTTCCCGTGGATTGATCGGCTTTGACGATAAGAGGGATTTCGCTTTGATTCAGCTTAGCGAGGACTCTCCCTTTCTCCTGTTGCAGAGTCTCGAAGATCCGGGCCTTGGGCTGCTGGTGGCTGATCCCTATAGCTTCATGGACGATTACGAAGTTCGTTTAAACGAAGCGGAGAAAAGAATTTTAAGAGTGGAAAATGTTCGTCAGGTTGCTGTGTTGGTAACAGTTACCATTCCTCCGGGAAGACCCAACGAAACGACTCTTAATCTCGGTGGACCGATTGTCATTAACTCCGAGGCAAGGCGCGGCATGCAGATTCCGCAGGTGGACTCCAAGTATCCGACACACTTCCGCCCGGCGAACGATTAA
- the flgM gene encoding flagellar biosynthesis anti-sigma factor FlgM, whose product MKINQYSQTPLKAYSDNRAKDVAGKTQNQQQSSTATRDVVNVSSQAKLLGTARQAATDSPDTREQKVRELREQVRSGTYKPDIRKTAMNLVRDEVDFLR is encoded by the coding sequence ATGAAGATTAACCAGTATAGCCAAACCCCTCTCAAGGCCTACTCTGACAACCGGGCAAAGGATGTTGCTGGCAAGACCCAGAACCAGCAGCAGAGTTCCACCGCCACCCGTGACGTGGTGAATGTCTCGTCGCAGGCAAAGCTTCTCGGCACAGCACGTCAAGCTGCCACCGACAGCCCGGACACCAGAGAACAAAAGGTAAGAGAACTGAGAGAACAGGTACGCTCAGGTACATACAAGCCGGATATCCGCAAGACGGCCATGAACCTTGTACGTGATGAAGTTGATTTTTTAAGATAA
- a CDS encoding DVU0524 family FlgM-associated protein, translated as MAQYPAEIRNMLRTYGKQLTSAKRLARFRRALKRSESPDTVTISRQARRRELVEKVSREIIENLIVSGNENPVVSDILEQLELDFGDRYVFEYPLDGSDVQVLKETPEGVFDLPRDEKAQVMNRLWEITLDKVDRTML; from the coding sequence GTGGCTCAATACCCTGCTGAAATACGAAATATGCTGCGCACCTATGGAAAGCAGCTGACCAGTGCCAAGCGACTGGCCCGATTCAGGCGTGCCCTGAAGAGGTCCGAGTCTCCTGACACGGTCACTATTTCACGGCAGGCAAGGCGTCGCGAGCTGGTAGAGAAAGTTTCCCGGGAAATTATCGAAAATCTCATCGTCTCGGGTAATGAAAATCCGGTAGTGTCCGATATATTAGAACAGCTGGAACTTGATTTCGGTGATCGCTATGTTTTCGAGTACCCTCTCGACGGTAGCGATGTGCAAGTTCTAAAAGAAACCCCGGAAGGTGTTTTTGATTTACCGCGCGATGAAAAAGCGCAGGTCATGAACAGACTCTGGGAGATCACACTGGACAAGGTAGACCGGACCATGCTCTGA
- a CDS encoding NAD(+)/NADH kinase gives MSDSQGSVLIVTKSGGGSAAELGGEIARWLSLRGVDSDIVEHPYPPARINVSAYRENTMLVLVLGGDGTFISVAGNVIDWEVPVLGINHGRVGFLAEVLPEDWETALERFFSNELDISPRTAFDYEVQRGNGIVARGVAINDLVISRGAVARIISLDIGQKGQWIRNLRADGLIVSTPTGSTAYNVSAGGPLVHPELAAMCVTPVCPFLNGIRPMVLPVDTPLTIDIGETSGDVYLTEDGRVPYPLSVGYRVIISKHKKDLILARIRSNTFFEKLRSKGFLTE, from the coding sequence ATGTCAGATAGTCAAGGTTCTGTATTAATAGTTACCAAGTCCGGCGGAGGCTCCGCAGCTGAACTGGGTGGGGAAATCGCACGCTGGCTCAGTTTGCGTGGTGTGGATTCCGATATTGTCGAACATCCTTACCCCCCGGCACGGATCAATGTTTCCGCATACCGGGAAAATACCATGCTGGTGCTGGTTCTTGGCGGAGACGGCACTTTTATCAGCGTTGCCGGTAATGTTATTGATTGGGAAGTTCCGGTATTGGGCATCAATCATGGCCGGGTGGGATTTCTTGCCGAGGTCCTTCCTGAAGATTGGGAAACCGCGCTGGAAAGATTTTTCAGCAATGAACTGGATATTTCTCCGCGAACCGCCTTTGATTACGAAGTCCAGCGTGGAAACGGTATTGTTGCCCGCGGGGTAGCCATCAATGATCTGGTGATTTCCCGTGGTGCTGTAGCTAGAATTATTTCTCTTGATATCGGTCAGAAGGGGCAGTGGATCAGGAATCTGCGCGCTGACGGGCTGATTGTTTCTACACCGACAGGGTCTACAGCATACAACGTATCCGCCGGGGGGCCGCTTGTTCACCCGGAACTTGCAGCCATGTGTGTTACCCCGGTTTGTCCATTTCTTAATGGTATCCGGCCCATGGTCCTGCCTGTGGATACCCCGTTGACCATTGACATCGGGGAAACATCCGGTGACGTCTACCTGACCGAGGACGGACGTGTGCCTTACCCGTTGAGTGTGGGATACCGGGTGATTATTTCCAAACATAAGAAAGACCTCATACTGGCCCGTATTCGCAGCAACACTTTTTTTGAAAAATTGAGAAGCAAAGGCTTTCTTACGGAGTAA